One Phaseolus vulgaris cultivar G19833 chromosome 11, P. vulgaris v2.0, whole genome shotgun sequence genomic window carries:
- the LOC137828172 gene encoding probable disease resistance protein At4g27220 isoform X1, whose translation MTFESRQSAYEQLLEAVKNNNIAMIGLYGMGGCGKTTLAMEVRKLVEAEHCFEKVLFVSISSTVEVRRIQEKIASSLQYTFPETEVMERAQRLCLRLCQEKKILVILDDVWEKLDFGGIGIPSSEHHKGCKILITTRSEEVCTSMDCQRKIYLPILTDEEAWSLFQNKALISEGTSDALRHMGRLISKECKGLPVAIAAVASSLKGKNETIWSVALNKLRSSKPINIERGLIDPYKCLQLSYDNLDTKEAKSLFLLCSVFPEDFVIPVGHLTRYAVGLGVVGETHSYEEAKSEVIAAKIKLVSSCLLLDEDNERVKMHDTVRDVAHLIAKNENKIIKCEVKKDVIVEQNSVRYLWCVKFPNDLDCSNLEFLFLRTKLKEFDGIFKRMGMLKVLILFNDEDGITPPLSTMSLKTLTNLRCLAIFGYELSDFSFISYMKKLQSISLFSCSLPSCSELQTNVGITQVPTIKLLELNKCDIKGKKFEVMKRTPLLEELYIVDIEGEWDANSKDNIDFFNTFSVPQTLQSYGIVLGSHNFYDYNVKEFCSHHRTLLLNYFNISNEVVKSLAKKAKDLFIANIQVGTKNIIPDIFQIEGGGLDELNNFEIRDSEEIECLIDTSNHYSEVVTLFSKLHTLRIHNMENLRALWHCFQPTNGSFENLEKLYLSDCPKLTSLFAYVVARRLVQLKILKITRCDGLEHILVDDDKKEKSQGEFTTHVQTFQNLQEVKVNSCRKLKHIFLANIVRGLAQLKVLEIEECDMLDQIFGDIVPLTHHDQNEELNEIVEEDKYPHLYRTSIPSTSIVKHSPGTLSSLASLRINNCPKLGSIFTASTAKTLTSLEELIIEECSSLKHVVTHERVNQNHKENIFEDDHDFHSDISIFQSLKKLHIIGCDLLQRIFSVSFVGGMMKMNDIKSEEADDLKYFSSRNNFGESSCHQKQNNTQIELPALEVFKFDCNQGNTILDNYHVRCPSLKTLSLGIGIFIEFFMINCSTDASKARHGDYISIKISNSDFVPAVESVEYLSKQPQGLTLLIMHNIREIELKGFDKTWRMNMAKRI comes from the exons ATGACTTTTGAGAGTAGACAATCTGCATATGAGCAACTACTGGAAgcagtaaaaaataataatattgccATGATTGGATTGTATGGGATGGGGGGTTGTGGTAAAACCACATTAGCAATGGAGGTTAGGAAGTTAGTAGAAGCAGAACATTGTTTTGAAAAAGTTCTTTTTGTATCTATTTCAAGTACAGTGGAAGTTCGAAGGATCCAAGAAAAAATTGCAAGTTCATTGCAATATACATTTCCAGAAACTGAAGTAATGGAGAGAGCCCAAAGATTGTGCTTGAGATTATGCCAGGAGAAAAAAATTCTTGTGATTCTAGATGATGTGTGGGAGAAACTTGACTTTGGTGGCATTGGGATTCCCTCCTCTGAACACCATAAAGGTTGCAAGATTCTCATTACCACTAGATCGGAAGAAGTTTGTACTTCAATGGATTGTCAAAGAAAGATTTACTTACCAATTTTAACGGATGAAGAAGCATGGAGTCTTTTCCAAAATAAAGCACTTATATCCGAAGGTACCTCTGATGCCTTAAGGCATATGGGAAGATTAATTTCCAAGGAATGTAAAGGATTGCCTGTTGCCATTGCAGCTGTTGCTAGTAGTTTAAAGGGAAAAAATGAGACAATATGGAGTGTTGCATTGAATAAATTGAGAAGTTCCAAGCCAATAAATATTGAAAGAGGTTTGATCGATCCCTACAAGTGCTTGCAGCTGAGCTATGATAATTTGGATACTAAAGAAGCTAAATCACTTTTTCTGTTGTGTTCTGTGTTCCCTGAAGATTTTGTAATTCCAGTAGGACATTTAACAAGATATGCAGTAGGATTAGGTGTAGTTGGAGAAACACACTCATATGAGGAGGCAAAGAGTGAAGTGATTGCAGCCAAAATTAAGCTCGTTAGTTCTTGTTTATTGTTGGATGAAGATAATGAACGTGTCAAAATGCATGATACAGTTCGCGATGTAGCCCACTTGAtagcaaagaatgagaataaGATCATCAAGTGCGAAGTGAAAAAAGATGTGATTGTTGAACAAAATTCAGTAAGATATCTATGGTGTGTGAAATTTCCAAATGATTTGGACTGTTCCAATCTGGAGTTTTTATTCTTACGAACAAAATTGAAAGAATTTGATGGAATTTTCAAAAGAATGGGAATGCTCAAAGTTTTGATTCTTTTCAATGATGAGGATGGAATAACACCACCACTGTCAACAATGTCtttaaaaacattaacaaaTCTTCGTTGTCTAGCCATTTTCGGTTATGAATTGAGCGACTTCTCATTTATAAGCTATATGAAGAAACTTCAAAGTATTTCGCTATTTAGTTGTTCATTGCCTTCATGTTCTGAATTACAAACCAACGTTGGAATTACACAAGTACCAACCATAAAATTGTTAGAGTTGAACAAATGTGACATTAAGGGGAAGAAGTTTGAAGTAATGAAAAGAACCCCTCTACTCGAAGAGTTGTACATTGTCGATATTGAAGGAGAATGGGATGCTAACAGTAAAGACAATATTGATTTCTTTAACACGTTTAGTGTCCCCCAAACACTTCAAAGTTATGGAATTGTATTAGGATCCcataatttttatgattataatgTTAAAGAATTTTGCTCTCATCACAGAACTTTATTACTTAACTATTTTAACATATCAAATGAGGTAGTTAAGAGTTTGGCAAAAAAAGCAAAGGATCTATTTATAGCCAATATTCAAGTAGGCACAAAAAATATCATCCCTGATATATTTCAAATTGAAGGAGGAGGTTTGGATGAATTGAATAACTTTGAGATACGAGATTCTGAAGAGATAGAGTGTTTGATTGACACTAGTAATCATTATAGTGAAGTGGTAACTCTCTTCTCCAAGTTGCATACATTGAGAATCCATAACATGGAAAATCTAAGAGCTTTATGGCATTGTTTTCAACCTACCAATGGGTCTTTTGAGAACTTAGAGAAGTTGTATTTAAGTGATTGTCCAAAGTTGACATCTCTCTTTGCTTATGTTGTGGCTCGACGTTTGGTacaattgaaaatattaaaaataacaagaTGTGATGGACTTGAGCATATATTAGTAGATGATGACAAAAAAGAGAAAAGTCAAGGTGAATTTACCACTCATGTACAAACCTTCCAGAATCTTCAGGAAGTAAAGGTAAATAGTTGTAGAAAATTAAAGCATATATTCTTGGCCAACATTGTAAGAGGTTTAGCTCAATTGAAAGTGCTCGAGATTGAAGAATGTGACATGCTAGATCAAATATTTGGGGATATTGTTCCATTAACACACCATGATCAAAATGAAGAACTTAATGAAATTGTTGAGGAAGATAAGTATCCACATTTGTATAGAACTTCAATTCCATCAACATCTATTGTGAAACATAGCCCAG GAACTCTATCAAGCCTTGCAAGCCTTAGGATAAACAATTGTCCAAAGTTAGGCTCAATTTTTACAGCGTCTACAGCTAAGACCTTGACTTCTTTGGAAGAATTGATCATAGAAGAGTGCAGTAGTTTGAAGCATGTAGTAACTCATGAAAGGGTCAATCAAAATCATAAGGAAAATATTTTCGAGGATGACCATGACTTTCATAGTGATATTTCAATCTTCCAGAGTTTGAAAAAACTACATATCATTGGATGTGACTTATTGCAACGTATATTCTCTGTCTCTTTTGTAGGAGGCATGATGAAAATGAATGATATAAAAAGTGAAGAGGCTGatgatttgaaatatttttcaagTCGAAATAATTTTGGAGAAAGTTCTTGTcaccaaaaacaaaataatactCAAATTGAGCTTCCTGCTTTAGAAGTATTcaaatttgattgtaaccagGGTAACACCATTCTAGATAACTATCATGTAAGATGTCCATCTTTGAAAACACTATCATTAGGTATTGGGATATTTATTGAGTTTTTCATGATAAATTGTTCAACAGATGCTTCGAAAGCTAGACATGGAGATTACATTTCAATCAAG ATATCGAACTCAGATTTTGTTCCCGCAGTTGAAAGTGTTGAATATCTTTCAAAACAACCACAAGGTTTGACCTTGCTTATTATGCATAATATAAGAGAGATTGAACTGAAAGGCTTTGATAAG ACATGGAGGATGAATATGGCAAAGAGAATTTGA
- the LOC137828172 gene encoding probable disease resistance protein At4g27220 isoform X2: protein MTFESRQSAYEQLLEAVKNNNIAMIGLYGMGGCGKTTLAMEVRKLVEAEHCFEKVLFVSISSTVEVRRIQEKIASSLQYTFPETEVMERAQRLCLRLCQEKKILVILDDVWEKLDFGGIGIPSSEHHKGCKILITTRSEEVCTSMDCQRKIYLPILTDEEAWSLFQNKALISEGTSDALRHMGRLISKECKGLPVAIAAVASSLKGKNETIWSVALNKLRSSKPINIERGLIDPYKCLQLSYDNLDTKEAKSLFLLCSVFPEDFVIPVGHLTRYAVGLGVVGETHSYEEAKSEVIAAKIKLVSSCLLLDEDNERVKMHDTVRDVAHLIAKNENKIIKCEVKKDVIVEQNSVRYLWCVKFPNDLDCSNLEFLFLRTKLKEFDGIFKRMGMLKVLILFNDEDGITPPLSTMSLKTLTNLRCLAIFGYELSDFSFISYMKKLQSISLFSCSLPSCSELQTNVGITQVPTIKLLELNKCDIKGKKFEVMKRTPLLEELYIVDIEGEWDANSKDNIDFFNTFSVPQTLQSYGIVLGSHNFYDYNVKEFCSHHRTLLLNYFNISNEVVKSLAKKAKDLFIANIQVGTKNIIPDIFQIEGGGLDELNNFEIRDSEEIECLIDTSNHYSEVVTLFSKLHTLRIHNMENLRALWHCFQPTNGSFENLEKLYLSDCPKLTSLFAYVVARRLVQLKILKITRCDGLEHILVDDDKKEKSQGEFTTHVQTFQNLQEVKVNSCRKLKHIFLANIVRGLAQLKVLEIEECDMLDQIFGDIVPLTHHDQNEELNEIVEEDKYPHLYRTSIPSTSIVKHSPGTLSSLASLRINNCPKLGSIFTASTAKTLTSLEELIIEECSSLKHVVTHERVNQNHKENIFEDDHDFHSDISIFQSLKKLHIIGCDLLQRIFSVSFVGGMMKMNDIKSEEADDLKYFSSRNNFGESSCHQKQNNTQIELPALEVFKFDCNQGNTILDNYHMLRKLDMEITFQSRYRTQILFPQLKVLNIFQNNHKV from the exons ATGACTTTTGAGAGTAGACAATCTGCATATGAGCAACTACTGGAAgcagtaaaaaataataatattgccATGATTGGATTGTATGGGATGGGGGGTTGTGGTAAAACCACATTAGCAATGGAGGTTAGGAAGTTAGTAGAAGCAGAACATTGTTTTGAAAAAGTTCTTTTTGTATCTATTTCAAGTACAGTGGAAGTTCGAAGGATCCAAGAAAAAATTGCAAGTTCATTGCAATATACATTTCCAGAAACTGAAGTAATGGAGAGAGCCCAAAGATTGTGCTTGAGATTATGCCAGGAGAAAAAAATTCTTGTGATTCTAGATGATGTGTGGGAGAAACTTGACTTTGGTGGCATTGGGATTCCCTCCTCTGAACACCATAAAGGTTGCAAGATTCTCATTACCACTAGATCGGAAGAAGTTTGTACTTCAATGGATTGTCAAAGAAAGATTTACTTACCAATTTTAACGGATGAAGAAGCATGGAGTCTTTTCCAAAATAAAGCACTTATATCCGAAGGTACCTCTGATGCCTTAAGGCATATGGGAAGATTAATTTCCAAGGAATGTAAAGGATTGCCTGTTGCCATTGCAGCTGTTGCTAGTAGTTTAAAGGGAAAAAATGAGACAATATGGAGTGTTGCATTGAATAAATTGAGAAGTTCCAAGCCAATAAATATTGAAAGAGGTTTGATCGATCCCTACAAGTGCTTGCAGCTGAGCTATGATAATTTGGATACTAAAGAAGCTAAATCACTTTTTCTGTTGTGTTCTGTGTTCCCTGAAGATTTTGTAATTCCAGTAGGACATTTAACAAGATATGCAGTAGGATTAGGTGTAGTTGGAGAAACACACTCATATGAGGAGGCAAAGAGTGAAGTGATTGCAGCCAAAATTAAGCTCGTTAGTTCTTGTTTATTGTTGGATGAAGATAATGAACGTGTCAAAATGCATGATACAGTTCGCGATGTAGCCCACTTGAtagcaaagaatgagaataaGATCATCAAGTGCGAAGTGAAAAAAGATGTGATTGTTGAACAAAATTCAGTAAGATATCTATGGTGTGTGAAATTTCCAAATGATTTGGACTGTTCCAATCTGGAGTTTTTATTCTTACGAACAAAATTGAAAGAATTTGATGGAATTTTCAAAAGAATGGGAATGCTCAAAGTTTTGATTCTTTTCAATGATGAGGATGGAATAACACCACCACTGTCAACAATGTCtttaaaaacattaacaaaTCTTCGTTGTCTAGCCATTTTCGGTTATGAATTGAGCGACTTCTCATTTATAAGCTATATGAAGAAACTTCAAAGTATTTCGCTATTTAGTTGTTCATTGCCTTCATGTTCTGAATTACAAACCAACGTTGGAATTACACAAGTACCAACCATAAAATTGTTAGAGTTGAACAAATGTGACATTAAGGGGAAGAAGTTTGAAGTAATGAAAAGAACCCCTCTACTCGAAGAGTTGTACATTGTCGATATTGAAGGAGAATGGGATGCTAACAGTAAAGACAATATTGATTTCTTTAACACGTTTAGTGTCCCCCAAACACTTCAAAGTTATGGAATTGTATTAGGATCCcataatttttatgattataatgTTAAAGAATTTTGCTCTCATCACAGAACTTTATTACTTAACTATTTTAACATATCAAATGAGGTAGTTAAGAGTTTGGCAAAAAAAGCAAAGGATCTATTTATAGCCAATATTCAAGTAGGCACAAAAAATATCATCCCTGATATATTTCAAATTGAAGGAGGAGGTTTGGATGAATTGAATAACTTTGAGATACGAGATTCTGAAGAGATAGAGTGTTTGATTGACACTAGTAATCATTATAGTGAAGTGGTAACTCTCTTCTCCAAGTTGCATACATTGAGAATCCATAACATGGAAAATCTAAGAGCTTTATGGCATTGTTTTCAACCTACCAATGGGTCTTTTGAGAACTTAGAGAAGTTGTATTTAAGTGATTGTCCAAAGTTGACATCTCTCTTTGCTTATGTTGTGGCTCGACGTTTGGTacaattgaaaatattaaaaataacaagaTGTGATGGACTTGAGCATATATTAGTAGATGATGACAAAAAAGAGAAAAGTCAAGGTGAATTTACCACTCATGTACAAACCTTCCAGAATCTTCAGGAAGTAAAGGTAAATAGTTGTAGAAAATTAAAGCATATATTCTTGGCCAACATTGTAAGAGGTTTAGCTCAATTGAAAGTGCTCGAGATTGAAGAATGTGACATGCTAGATCAAATATTTGGGGATATTGTTCCATTAACACACCATGATCAAAATGAAGAACTTAATGAAATTGTTGAGGAAGATAAGTATCCACATTTGTATAGAACTTCAATTCCATCAACATCTATTGTGAAACATAGCCCAG GAACTCTATCAAGCCTTGCAAGCCTTAGGATAAACAATTGTCCAAAGTTAGGCTCAATTTTTACAGCGTCTACAGCTAAGACCTTGACTTCTTTGGAAGAATTGATCATAGAAGAGTGCAGTAGTTTGAAGCATGTAGTAACTCATGAAAGGGTCAATCAAAATCATAAGGAAAATATTTTCGAGGATGACCATGACTTTCATAGTGATATTTCAATCTTCCAGAGTTTGAAAAAACTACATATCATTGGATGTGACTTATTGCAACGTATATTCTCTGTCTCTTTTGTAGGAGGCATGATGAAAATGAATGATATAAAAAGTGAAGAGGCTGatgatttgaaatatttttcaagTCGAAATAATTTTGGAGAAAGTTCTTGTcaccaaaaacaaaataatactCAAATTGAGCTTCCTGCTTTAGAAGTATTcaaatttgattgtaaccagGGTAACACCATTCTAGATAACTATCAT ATGCTTCGAAAGCTAGACATGGAGATTACATTTCAATCAAG ATATCGAACTCAGATTTTGTTCCCGCAGTTGAAAGTGTTGAATATCTTTCAAAACAACCACAAGGTTTGA
- the LOC137828172 gene encoding uncharacterized protein isoform X3 has product MIGQQMSLRLKDLLLENLPQMTYIWVASKNSVNLQNLTTLIIMGCAKLKVIFPPSILRSLTKLKCLSIKKCMELKQIVGCEQGDPKNYVTFSNLERLEIIGCAKLEKIFPKYVLRCLPELNTVKIRKCKELRQIIEEDVKDKKLSQAKKSYSQPCFPKLEALYVEHCHRLKRVISGSTSNDLPNLYLLIISGASELEELVGCEQRQGDEIGKTKVELPRLKVLIFMHLSNFSQEIELPNLKNSVVYECPKLSLTPTTTFEKLKEIFPYKDLKNTGLFEWDIRDLMEDLDEDSSISSSDFTSSQDIGNIGNKSIEEGASVEGVKTKHLSTSVEDISIGSGVATHIESGGVDILAQHSKVVEQDDKMNEGKARIMPSQEIQVEEGLNLLDKQEDIRTRLEAYRHFVDMDDAQIALLVEAITTYPHLWNACEKFSERFQAWRLKILADMLLFLQKENVDIVIPQREKVFHKLCDEAVEIGFEISWVDEMRQHVLTRDPKLREDITKRQMDENPKRSSSMDVVDSQPIEQDDGLNENCKRTFVRLKTQNVNSSFEKGEISVVSNDRIVATRNEEPDREFVAKVSTSEIPRTTTSLTNSQPVESLTPSYLNIHVREIHSNALKDKQRISEPCLMNQQKPLGEIVSRHKIPQSIEQVVVEETIAKNTMAASSIPSESAGPQLDQIFTFQSKSNPHSEIRNSQTKTRTAKTSEGHRKINQDFGTNDILSLFAPVDVGKEGEDNIVGKTLVELEKYLKMSLKDIVTSETNSLRLLSALNFLFNLPFEDVTLSNGLKDIIGTMQQEFLSIVYSFKQGFATTEKLAELEARGNDLSITLVSKISKAENLYDEAQLKKVVLKEQINRLKEEIKLCEAALSSLEEEKNKCIEGTVGYKMELQNVRKDMSQMVEDQRKVQKELFEVAYKWSVLCSQYEYNRMATRNP; this is encoded by the exons ATGATTGGGCAACAAATGAGTTTAAGGTTAAAGGATTTGTTGTTGGAAAATCTACCTCAAATGACTTATATTTGGGTGGCTTCCAAGAATTCAGTTAATCTCCAAAATCTCACTACATTAATAATAATGGGATGTGCAAAATTGAAAGTAATCTTTCCTCCCTCTATTTTAAGAAGCTTAACAAAGTTGAAGTGTCTAAGCATAAAAAAATGCATGGAATTGAAGCAGATTGTTGGATGTGAACAAGGAGATCCAAAGAATTATGTTACCTTCTCAAATCTTGAAAGATTAGAAATAATTGGATGTGcaaaattggaaaaaatctttCCAAAGTATGTTTTAAGATGTCTACCAGAGTTGAATACTGTGAAGATAAGAAAATGCAAGGAATTAAGACAAATCATTGAAGAGGATGTGAAGGATAAAAAATTGTCACAAGCTAAAAAGAGTTATTCTCAACCATGCTTCCCAAAACTAGAAGCATTGTATGTTGAACATTGCCACAGGCTAAAAAGAGTTATCTCTGGATCTACATCTAATGACCTTCCCAATCTTTATCTTTTGATCATAAGTGGAGCCTCTGAACTAGAAGAGCTTGTTGGATGTGAACAAAGACAAGGTGATGAGATAGGAAAGACAAAAGTTGAGCTTCCAAGACTGaaagttttaatatttatgCATCTCTCAAACTTCAGTCAAGAGATTGAATTGCCCAATTTAAAGAATAGTGTTGTCTACGAATGTCCAAAACTCTCTTTGACTCCAACAACTACTTTTGAGAAGCTCAAGGAAATTTTTCCTTATAAAG ATTTAAAAAACACAGGACTTTTTGAGTGGGACATTAGGGACTTGATGGAAGATTTAGATGAAGATTCTAGTATTAGTAGCAGTGATTTCACTTCATCACAG GATATTGGAAACATAGGAAATAAGAGCATTGAAGAGGGGGCTTCAGTTGAGGGTGTTAAGACAAAACATTTGTCAACTAGTGTTGAAGACATTAGCATTGGAAGTGGTGTTGCAACTCACATTGAATCTGGTGGTGTGGACATACTTGCACAACATTCCAAGGTTGTTGAACAAGATGATAAGATGAATGAAGGCAAGGCAAGAATCATGCCAAGCCAAGAAATCCAAGTAGAAGAAGGGTTGAATCTATTGGACAAACAAGAGG ATATTCGTACAAGATTGGAAGCATATAGACATTTTGTGGATATGGATGATGCACAAATTGCTCTTCTAGTGGAGGCAATAACAACATATCCTCATCTTTGGAATGCTTGCGAAAAGTTTAGTGAGCGCTTTCAAGCTTGGAGGTTGAAAATTTTAGCAGATATGTTGTTATTCCTTCAGAAGGAAAATGTCGATATTGTTATTCCTCAAAGAGAAAAAGTGTTCCATAAACTATGCGATGAAGCTGTTGAAATTGGATTTGAGATTTCATGGGTAGATGAAATGCGTCAACATGTTTTGACGAGGGATCCTAAGCTGAGAGAAGACATTACAAAGAGACAAATGGATGAGAATCCTAAGAG GTCTAGTAGTATGGACGTCGTAGATTCCCAGCCTATTGAACAAGATGATGGGCTTAATGAAAATTGCAAAAGAACTTTTGTACGTTTGAAGACCCAAAATGTTAATAGTAGCTTCGAAAAAGGTGAAATAAGTGTTGTTTCTAATGACCGCATTGTGGCTACAAGAAATGAAGAACCAGATAGGGAATTTGTTGCAAAAGTTTCCACTTCAGAAATACCAAGAACAACAACATCATTAACAAACTCACAACCAGTTGAAAGTCTAACTCCAAGTTATTTGAATATTCATGTGCGTGAAATACACTCAAAT GCATTAAAGGACAAACAGCGGATTAGCGAACCGTGTTTGATGAACCAACAAAAGCCACTTGGAGAAATTGTAAGTAGGCACAAAATTCCTCAG aGTATTGAACAAGTTGTTGTAGAGGAAACCATAGCAAAGAACACCATGGCAGCTTCATCAATTCCTTCTGAATCCGCAGGCCCACAGTTGGACCAAATATTTACTTTCCAAAGTAAATCAAATCCACAT AGTGAAATTAGGAATAGCCAAACTAAGACACGCACGGCTAAAACAAGTGAAGGTCATCGTAAAATTAATCAAGACTTTGGGACCAATGATATTTTGAGTTTATTTGCACCTGTTGATGTGGGGAAAGAGGGTGAAGATAACATAGTTGGAAAGACCCTTGTTGAGTTGGAAAAGTATCTAAAGATGTCTTTGAAGGACATAGTTACCTCTGAGACTAACAGCCTTCGCCTTTTGTCTGCTCTTAATTTCTTGTTCAACCTTCCTTTCGAAGATGTAACTCTATCAAATGGACTCAAAGATATTATAGGCACTATGCAACAAGAGTTCCTAAGCATTGTATACTCCTTTAAGCAAGGCTTTGCTACCACTGAGAAGTTGGCAGAACTTGAAGCTCGTGGGAATGATTTGTCCATTACTCTTGTTTCCAAAATTTCTAAGGCAGAGAATTTATACGATGAAGCTCAACTGAAGAAAGTAGTTTTGAAGGAACAAATCAATAGGTTGAAGGAAGAAATAAAACTTTGTGAGGCTGCCTTATCATCTTTGGAggaggaaaaaaataaatgcatTGAGGGAACTGTAGGGTACAAAATGGAGCTTCAAAATGTGAGGAAAGACATGTCTCAAATGGTGGAAGATCAAAGAAAAGTTCAGAAAGAATTGTTTGAGGTGGCTTACAAATGGTCAGTTCTGTGTAGTCAATATGAATACAATCGCATGGCTACTAGAAATCCCTAA